In Fusarium oxysporum Fo47 chromosome VII, complete sequence, the following proteins share a genomic window:
- a CDS encoding 14-3-3 protein, with amino-acid sequence MGQSAFLARVCEQTGRYNDVVTYVNEDAKVSVELSFEEQNLFSTAYQKVVGSRRSSLRVISSVEEPESSCEKHMTAIWEYRHKIMNELEKLYEDLLEILAERLIPITITGMSMVFYYKMKGDIGRYLVEFGSSENNNAINLAQDAYKTATDAAQVELDATHPLRLGADLNFFVFYYEIWIRPNVLAILSRKLSMMLLPRSSSCLKNACTTLQ; translated from the exons ATGGGCCAGAGC GCTTTTCTTGCTCGCGTCTGCGAGCAGACTGGGCGTTACAATGATGTGGTCACCTATGTGAATGAAGACGCGAAGGTTAGTGTTGAGCTCAGTTTCGAGGAGCAGAACCTTTTCAGCACTGCATATCAGAAGGTAGTCGGTTCCCGCCGTTCCAGCTTGAGGGTCATCTCCTCCGTCGAGGAACCAGAGTCAAGCTGTGAGAAGCATATGACTGCCATCTGGGAATACCGACACAAAATTATGAatgagctcgagaagctctaCGAGGACCTTTTAGAGATTCTAGCAGAGAGACTGATTCCCATTACCATCACAGGCATGTCTATGGTCTTCTATTACAAGAT GAAAGGTGACATCGGTCGTTATCTAGTGGAATTCGGGTCGAGCGAGAACAACAATGCCATTAATCTAGCCCAAGATGCCTATAAA ACGGCAACCGATGCTGCTCAAGTCGAGCTCGATGCCACCCACCCTTTGCGCCTAGGCGCGGATCTGAACTTTTTTGTCTTCTACTATGAGATCTGGATTCGCCCAAACGTGCTTGCCATCTTGTCCAGAAAGTTATCGATGATGCTATTGCCGAGGTCGTCTTCTTGTCTGAAGAATGCTTGCACGACTCTGCAATAG